The following are encoded together in the Macadamia integrifolia cultivar HAES 741 chromosome 10, SCU_Mint_v3, whole genome shotgun sequence genome:
- the LOC122091296 gene encoding zeta-carotene desaturase, chloroplastic/chromoplastic, with the protein MASSTCFPATFTNFRYEAMGLTVRPSLILHRGKVQLKTERLEVRSSLDTNVSDMGVNAPKGLFPPEPELYRGPKLKVAIVGAGLAGMSTAVELLDQGHEVDIYESRSFIGGKVGSFLDKRGNHIEMGLHVFFGCYNNLFRLMKKVGADKNLLVKDHTHTFINKDGQIGELDFRFPFGAPIHGIRAFLSTNQIKTYDKARNALALALSPVVRALVDPDGAMRDIRNLDNISFSDWFMSKGGTRMSIQRMWDPVAYALGFIDCDNISARCMLTIFSLFATKTEASLLRMLKGSPDVYLSGPIKQYIIDKGGRFHLRWGCREVLYNKTANGDTYITGLAMSKATNKKTVKADVYVAACDIPGIKRLLPSQWREWELFDNIYKLAGVPVVTVQLRYNGWVTELQDIEKSRQLRQAIGLDNLLYTPDADFSCFADLALTSPEDYYIEGQGSLLQCVLTPGDPYMPLPNDEIIRRVEKQVLDLFPSSQGLEVTWSSVVKIGQSLYREAPGKDPFRPDQKTPVKNFFLAGSYTKQDYIDSMEGATLSGRQAASYICDAGEELAALRKLLDSKEAQVREAGNIQDELSLV; encoded by the exons ATGGCTTCTTCAACTTGTTTCCCTGCTACTTTCACCAACTTCCGTTACGAAGCTATGGGCTTAACAGTGCGTCCATCTCTGATTCTTCATCGCGGTAAAGTTCAACTGAAGACTGAGAGATTGGAAGTTCGGTCGTCGTTGGATACAAATGTTTCAGACATGGGCGTTAATG CTCCAAAAGGTTTGTTTCCACCAGAACCTGAGCTTTATAGGGGGCCAAAGCTGAAAGTGGCAATAGTTGGAGCTGGGCTTGCGGGCATGTCAACTGCAGTGGAGCTTTTGGATCAAGGCCATGAG GTTGATATATATGAATCAAGGTCTTTCATCGGTGGTAAAGTGGGTTCATTTTTGGATAAACGTGGGAACCACATTGAGATGGGGCTACATGTTTTCTTTGGTTGCTATAATAATCTTTTTCGTTTGATGAAAAAG GTTGGTGCAGACAAAAATCTACTTGTAAAGGATCATACACATActtttataaataaagatggccAGATTGGTG AACTTGACTTTCGGTTTCCATTTGGAGCACCAATACATGGAATTCGTGCATTTCTGTCAACAAATCAGATTAAG ACTTATGATAAAGCAAGGAATGCTTTAGCCCTTGCCCTAAGCCCTGTTGTTCGGGCTCTTGTTGATCCAGATGGGGCAATGAGGGACATACGGAACTTGGACAAT ATTAGTTTCTCAGATTGGTTCATGTCCAAAGGTGGCACACGCATGAGTATCCAAAGAATGTGGGATCCGGTCGCATATGCCCTAGGATTTATTGACTGTGATAATATCAGTGCCCGTTGTATGCTTACCATATTCTCATTATTTGCTACTAAGACAGAGGCTTCTCTCCTGCGCATGCTTAAGGGGTCTCCGGATGTGTACTTGAGTGGCCCAATCAAACAGTATATAATAGACAAAGGGGGCAG GTTTCATCTCAGGTGGGGATGTAGAGAGGTACTTTATAATAAAACTGCCAATGGAGACACTTATATAACAGGTCTTGCCATGTCTAAG GCTACAAACAAGAAAACAGTTAAGGCTGATGTCTATGTTGCAG CTTGTGATATCCCTGGAATCAAAAGATTACTTCCATCCCAATGGAGGGAGTGGGAACTTTTTGATAATATATACAAACTTGCTGGTGTGCCTGTTGTCACTGTGCAACTGAGATACAATGGCTGGGTTACAGAGTTACAAGATATAGAAAAGTCAAG GCAATTGAGGCAAGCAATAGGGTTGGATAACCTCCTATACACCCCAGATGCAGACTTTTCCTGCTTTGCAGACCTTGCACTTACTTCCCCAGAAGATTATTACATTGAAGGGCAAGGATCACTGCTCCA ATGTGTGCTGACACCTGGGGATCCCTACATGCCCTTGCCCAATGATGAAATTATAAGAAGAGTTGAAAAACAG GTATTGGATTTGTTTCCATCTTCTCAAGGTTTAGAAGTTACTTGGTCTTCTGTTGTCAAAATTGGGCAATCTTTGTATCGGGAGGCACCTGGAAAAGATCCTTTTAGACCTGACCAAAAGACACCTGTGAAAAATTTCTTCCTTGCTGGTTCCTATACGAAACAG